A DNA window from Turicibacter sp. TJ11 contains the following coding sequences:
- a CDS encoding MerR family transcriptional regulator, with product MLFTIGQVTKMYHLRHDTLRYYDRIGLLRPTVRNENGYRYYTIRDIELLEFILLSRQLNIPIKTLKEILDKGNIDEYIELFSSHETFIEEKIKSLNELKKEVGRFKQKALAMGKFQNVHLPDTLIKKFIDKKILFVSQNGEESLAEIVKNRDLIITTKKNEANELVVDSSIIGFELMKEESVNQKEYKNYLEYHLKGECIVLSRKDTIENLIDYLNEAIKKYQITSILNEAVFPIIECTFNMVRSDDSTIHFANIYIPTH from the coding sequence ATGTTATTTACAATTGGCCAAGTGACTAAAATGTATCATCTTCGACATGATACGCTTAGATATTATGATCGAATCGGTCTATTAAGACCAACGGTAAGAAACGAAAACGGGTATCGATATTATACCATTCGTGATATTGAATTATTAGAGTTTATTTTATTAAGCCGTCAATTAAATATCCCTATTAAGACGTTAAAAGAGATTTTGGATAAGGGAAATATCGATGAATATATTGAACTATTTTCTAGTCATGAAACGTTTATCGAAGAGAAGATAAAGAGTTTAAATGAATTAAAAAAAGAAGTTGGACGATTTAAACAAAAAGCACTAGCGATGGGAAAGTTTCAAAATGTTCATTTACCAGATACCCTAATCAAAAAATTTATCGATAAAAAAATTCTATTTGTGAGTCAAAATGGGGAAGAATCGTTAGCAGAGATTGTTAAAAATCGAGATTTAATAATTACAACGAAAAAAAATGAAGCTAACGAATTAGTCGTGGATAGTAGCATCATTGGATTTGAACTTATGAAAGAAGAATCTGTTAATCAGAAGGAATATAAAAATTATTTAGAGTATCACCTTAAAGGAGAGTGTATTGTATTATCACGAAAAGATACTATTGAAAATTTAATTGATTATTTAAATGAAGCTATAAAAAAATATCAAATCACTTCTATTTTAAATGAAGCAGTTTTTCCGATCATTGAGTGTACATTTAATATGGTCAGAAGTGATGATAGTACAATTCACTTTGCTAATATTTATATTCCCACTCATTAA